A single region of the Gossypium arboreum isolate Shixiya-1 chromosome 12, ASM2569848v2, whole genome shotgun sequence genome encodes:
- the LOC108478862 gene encoding uncharacterized protein LOC108478862 codes for MEAYSSYAAVSAASSSEEARGLKAPQASFHGSLHSVRKPLSKPWKKPIAPFPPTPPKVYTVDPINFRDLVQQLTGAPQFMSQSHNQTSTSQFQAQLPQQQRLQRVAPPALHVAAPPLSRTEVSAPLHLVSGLYHTTSQNQNFSDNVRFTSNSLGLTLSPSSFNWCTFPILSPGTLASLEQSTVP; via the coding sequence ATGGAAGCTTATTCTTCTTATGCTGCTGTCTCTGCTGCCTCGAGTTCAGAAGAAGCAAGAGGGTTGAAGGCTCCACAGGCTTCATTTCATGGATCACTTCATTCCGTGCGTAAGCCATTGTCAAAGCCCTGGAAGAAGCCAATTGCACCATTTCCTCCAACACCGCCAAAGGTTTACACGGTCGACCCTATAAACTTCCGGGACTTGGTTCAACAGCTGACTGGTGCACCTCAGTTCATGTCCCAATCTCATAATCAAACCTCCACATCTCAGTTTCAGGCTCAGCTGCCTCAGCAACAGCGTCTCCAAAGAGTGGCACCTCCCGCTCTTCACGTTGCAGCACCGCCATTGTCTAGGACAGAAGTTTCTGCACCATTGCATCTCGTTTCTGGATTATACCACACTACATCCCAGAACCAGAATTTCTCAGATAATGTCAGGTTTACTTCGAATTCACTTGGACTGACCTTGTCACCATCTTCGTTTAATTGGTGCACTTTCCCCATTCTCAGTCCCGGAACATTGGCCAGCTTGGAGCAAAGCACTGTTCCTTAG